A single window of Vidua chalybeata isolate OUT-0048 chromosome 7, bVidCha1 merged haplotype, whole genome shotgun sequence DNA harbors:
- the CD28 gene encoding T-cell-specific surface glycoprotein CD28 — protein sequence MLLGILVVLFFIPTADVTENKILVAQHPLLIVANQSATLVCNYTYNGTGKEFRASLHKGTDSSVEVCFISWNTTKISSNSNTGFNCQGDHDKDKVIFNLWNMNANQTDIYFCKIEVMYPPPYVYNEKSNGTVIHVKETLTQIQEPQSAIPLWILATVTGILALYSMLITAVFINYWQKSKKHMYHQSDYMNMTPRHPPYQKNKNKGYPSYAPTRDYTAYRSWQP from the exons ATGCTCCTGGGGATCCTCGTGGTGCTCTTCTTCATCCCCACTGCTGATGTAACAG aaaacaagattttagTGGCTCAGCATCCTTTGCTCATTGTAGCTAACCAATCTGCAACTCTAGTTTGCAACTACACATACAATGGGACAGGGAAGGAATTTCGAGCTTCGCTACACAAAGGAACAGACAGTTCAGTTGAagtttgctttatttcatgGAACACAACCAAAATTAGCAGCAATTCAAATACAGGATTCAACTGCCAGGGGGATCATGATAAAGACAAAGTCATCTTCAATCTTTGGAACATGAATGCCAACCAAACTGACATCTACTTCTGCAAAATTGAGGTCATGTATCCACCCCCATACGTCTACAATGAGAAGAGCAACGGGACTGTCATTCATGTAAAAG AGACACTCACTCAAATACAAGAGCCTCAGTCTGCAATTCCTTTGTGGATTCTGGCAACAGTGACTGGAATTCTTGCACTCTACAGTATGCTAATAACTGCAGTTTTTATTAACTATTGG CAGAAATCTAAAAAGCATATGTACCATCAGAGCGACTACATGAACATGACTCCCCGGCACCCACCGTACcagaagaacaagaacaagGGTTACCCATCCTATGCACCAACACGAGACTACACCGCCTATCGGTCCTGGCAGCCCTGA